From the Maridesulfovibrio frigidus DSM 17176 genome, one window contains:
- a CDS encoding DUF1937 family protein — protein MVFTPSKQLSDLSGAPLKIYLACPYTHPDPEVRKSRYEAVNIAAAKLIVAGHIVYSPISHSHGITNTGLPMDWNFWKRIDQEFIRWADQVWILKLDDWKKSHGIAAEIELAFNEFKMVRFVSPEHYNVSSF, from the coding sequence ATGGTTTTTACCCCCTCAAAACAGCTCTCTGATTTGTCTGGAGCACCTCTAAAAATTTATCTGGCATGTCCTTACACACATCCAGATCCGGAAGTTCGAAAGAGCCGCTATGAAGCTGTAAACATTGCCGCAGCAAAGCTTATTGTCGCAGGTCATATTGTTTATTCGCCGATCTCTCATTCACACGGAATCACGAATACAGGATTGCCCATGGACTGGAATTTCTGGAAACGCATTGATCAAGAATTTATCCGCTGGGCAGATCAGGTCTGGATTCTAAAGCTTGATGACTGGAAAAAATCACACGGTATTGCGGCAGAAATTGAACTCGCTTTCAATGAGTTCAAAATGGTCAGATTTGTTTCTCCAGAACATTACAACGTATCCTCTTTCTAA